Proteins found in one Alteromonas macleodii genomic segment:
- a CDS encoding L-dopachrome tautomerase-related protein codes for MRLRLVIALLILIVSPLSLRVFAEPNFDVLFELDETVPPANIAVTPEGRTFLSTHQAYGANYKLLEITQDGEFVPYPNKAFSESMFSVLGTVADKEGVLWFLDTRWDYHSGRVIGWDTKTETLFKMFHITKPYIGENYILNDLAVDRTHNAIYISDTADAKTSALIVIDIDTGHIRRVLSGSTYTIPEDKNIVIDGKVLPMGEENARIGVNPITIDHNDEWVYFAPMTSESLYRVKTEDLLNDELNDARLASKVEFFARKPFSDGITIDTAGNIYVSDITNNTLAIINNKRQYQPLFKDERLAWVEGFANAGDKGILATANQLHRSKAFNKSSTSTNKFYIIRFTPKANAGFGR; via the coding sequence ATGCGCCTTCGTCTGGTCATTGCTTTATTAATTCTTATAGTAAGCCCGCTAAGCCTACGAGTTTTTGCTGAACCTAATTTCGACGTTTTATTTGAGTTGGATGAAACTGTACCACCTGCAAATATTGCCGTTACACCAGAGGGGCGAACATTTCTAAGCACACACCAAGCTTACGGTGCTAACTACAAATTGTTGGAAATTACCCAAGACGGTGAGTTTGTTCCCTACCCCAATAAAGCATTTAGTGAATCCATGTTTTCCGTTTTAGGCACAGTTGCAGACAAAGAGGGCGTCTTATGGTTTCTAGATACAAGATGGGATTACCATTCAGGTAGAGTAATTGGATGGGATACGAAAACCGAGACATTGTTTAAAATGTTTCATATAACCAAACCTTATATTGGTGAGAACTATATTTTAAACGATTTAGCGGTTGATAGAACGCATAATGCAATTTATATCTCAGATACTGCTGACGCAAAAACATCTGCTCTAATCGTTATAGATATTGATACCGGACACATCCGTCGTGTACTTTCAGGGTCTACCTACACTATTCCAGAAGATAAAAACATAGTAATTGACGGTAAGGTTCTCCCAATGGGGGAAGAAAATGCCCGTATAGGCGTAAACCCGATAACCATTGATCACAACGATGAGTGGGTCTATTTCGCGCCAATGACGTCTGAATCGCTCTATAGAGTTAAAACTGAAGACTTGCTAAACGATGAGTTAAATGATGCACGCTTAGCAAGCAAGGTGGAATTTTTCGCCCGCAAACCATTTAGTGATGGAATTACGATAGATACAGCTGGAAATATTTATGTTTCAGACATAACAAATAACACACTTGCCATCATCAATAATAAAAGACAATATCAACCGCTTTTTAAAGATGAGAGACTCGCTTGGGTTGAAGGGTTCGCCAATGCAGGCGATAAAGGTATCTTAGCAACGGCCAATCAATTACACCGCTCAAAAGCCTTCAACAAAAGTAGTACTTCTACCAACAAGTTTTACATCATCCGCTTTACACCAAAAGCCAACGCCGGCTTTGGTCGCTAG
- a CDS encoding TRAP transporter large permease — protein sequence MTILLLFISLFALIFIGFPIAIALIVASLLAILYEGSIPSVVVLHQMVGGMDSFPLLSIPFFVMAGALMNQGGITHRIFDFAQALVGWLRGGLGHVNVGASVLFSGMSGAAVADAGGLGAIEINAMKARGYDTDFAVGLTAASSTIGPIIPPSLPMIIYGVLASESIGKLFAAGLVPGLLMALALSLMVAFVAYKRGYQKDAGFAFSTILSTFKRAGLSLMTPFIIVGGIVSGFFTSTEAAVVACVYAIILTGFVYKTLTLKRLLRVSSETVETTSMIMLIIGGAAIFSWVLTSQGIDAVVADFLAQTGTSKVTLYLCITLLLFIVGCFMETIAAITILTPILLPIAIAAGIEPIQFGIIMLLNLMIGLLTPPLGMVLFVLARVSGLTVEKTAKATMPFLLPLIIVLVLTMMVPEITLWLPNLLYPNT from the coding sequence ATGACCATACTACTGCTTTTTATCTCGCTTTTTGCGCTTATATTCATCGGTTTTCCCATAGCAATAGCGCTTATCGTCGCGTCTTTACTTGCTATTTTGTACGAAGGAAGCATTCCTTCTGTTGTTGTTCTGCACCAAATGGTAGGTGGCATGGATAGCTTTCCATTACTTTCGATTCCATTCTTTGTCATGGCAGGCGCATTAATGAACCAAGGTGGCATTACTCATAGAATATTTGACTTTGCCCAAGCACTAGTAGGTTGGTTACGCGGTGGGTTAGGACACGTAAATGTAGGGGCGTCAGTATTATTTTCCGGAATGTCTGGTGCAGCGGTTGCCGACGCTGGTGGACTCGGAGCAATTGAGATAAATGCTATGAAAGCGCGAGGATATGACACGGACTTTGCCGTTGGGCTTACGGCCGCATCCTCAACAATTGGGCCCATAATTCCGCCAAGCTTACCTATGATTATATATGGTGTACTTGCTTCAGAAAGTATAGGTAAGTTATTTGCAGCGGGTTTAGTCCCAGGGCTTTTAATGGCGCTCGCACTATCACTAATGGTCGCCTTTGTCGCTTATAAACGTGGGTATCAAAAAGATGCTGGTTTTGCTTTTTCTACTATTTTAAGCACGTTTAAAAGAGCTGGGCTTTCGTTGATGACGCCCTTCATTATTGTTGGTGGTATAGTGAGCGGCTTTTTTACTTCAACTGAGGCCGCCGTGGTCGCCTGTGTTTATGCCATCATACTTACAGGGTTTGTGTACAAGACTCTTACCTTAAAACGACTCCTTAGGGTGTCTTCTGAAACTGTTGAAACTACAAGTATGATAATGTTGATCATTGGCGGTGCAGCCATCTTTTCGTGGGTATTAACCAGTCAAGGTATTGATGCGGTAGTCGCTGACTTTTTAGCACAAACAGGTACAAGTAAAGTAACGCTATATCTGTGTATTACTCTTTTGCTTTTCATTGTGGGTTGCTTTATGGAAACCATTGCTGCTATCACAATTTTAACCCCAATTTTACTTCCAATCGCGATAGCCGCCGGAATAGAGCCGATTCAATTTGGTATTATTATGCTGCTTAATCTTATGATCGGGCTACTCACCCCTCCTCTGGGCATGGTGCTATTTGTACTTGCTCGAGTTTCTGGTTTAACAGTTGAAAAAACGGCTAAAGCTACTATGCCATTTCTATTACCGCTGATTATAGTGTTAGTGCTAACTATGATGGTACCGGAGATTACGCTTTGGTTACCCAATTTATTGTATCCTAACACTTAA
- a CDS encoding TRAP transporter small permease, with amino-acid sequence MITSNLSSKSTQSTNEKVELDEKIAITLFWFLGLTLTAQVLSRYLLNAPLGWTEEVARYQLILLTFLGAAQGFRKQTHISFSYFQLCLPSKIKYWVTRCVLIVNSVTLLFLAASSLIIALKIQNHEMSALNLSFSYLYSFIALTLLACFVRAAQQLFSFLLRNTFNTSVN; translated from the coding sequence ATGATAACATCCAATCTCTCTAGTAAGTCGACTCAAAGCACAAACGAAAAAGTCGAATTAGACGAAAAAATAGCCATTACTTTGTTTTGGTTTTTGGGTTTAACGCTTACTGCACAAGTGTTAAGTCGCTATCTATTGAATGCGCCATTAGGCTGGACAGAAGAAGTCGCCCGATATCAATTGATTCTTCTAACCTTTTTAGGCGCTGCTCAAGGTTTTAGAAAACAAACCCACATTAGCTTTAGTTACTTCCAACTGTGCTTGCCCAGTAAAATTAAATATTGGGTTACTCGATGTGTTTTGATTGTGAATTCGGTTACTTTGCTTTTCCTCGCTGCCTCTAGTCTTATTATTGCTTTAAAGATACAAAATCATGAGATGAGCGCACTAAACCTTTCATTCAGCTACTTATATAGCTTTATAGCACTGACTTTGCTTGCATGCTTTGTTCGTGCTGCACAGCAACTGTTCTCTTTTTTACTACGGAACACTTTTAATACAAGCGTAAATTAG
- a CDS encoding sialic acid TRAP transporter substrate-binding protein SiaP, protein MKVWLVVLRYLHSACWVAGIGISIGISIEVCAAEPHTASSNARIVRWAHVYEASHPLHKWAVWASERFYEETNGRYKILVYPSSLLGKEGHLNQSLSLGTVDIIYTGISFAAQTHPPLGLSELPYIFNDISHWQRFFKSSIFLDMSEDYSELASGNRIASVTYYGTRHMTANRQINTPEDIQGLKIRVPGAKVYHIFPLSLGAKPSPIAFSEVYLALQQGVVDAQENPLPTISAKKLYEVQTHINLTGHILGSILTITNSRFLNELSKKDQGVLLGLLEEASTRASRDIELEELQLKRWFIDNGVVVHTLDTQPFKRATQRYLSDRLQPKSQGIYDNIQSL, encoded by the coding sequence ATGAAAGTTTGGCTTGTCGTTTTGCGCTATCTACACTCTGCTTGTTGGGTTGCGGGCATTGGTATTTCGATAGGCATTTCTATTGAGGTATGCGCGGCTGAGCCTCATACAGCTTCATCAAACGCAAGAATAGTGCGCTGGGCGCATGTGTACGAAGCCTCTCATCCCCTTCATAAGTGGGCAGTATGGGCTAGTGAGCGCTTTTATGAAGAAACTAATGGAAGGTACAAGATTCTCGTCTACCCATCTTCTTTATTAGGTAAAGAGGGTCATCTCAATCAGAGTCTTAGTTTAGGTACTGTAGATATTATCTACACTGGTATCAGTTTTGCGGCGCAAACTCACCCTCCGTTGGGTCTCTCTGAATTACCCTATATTTTTAATGATATCTCTCATTGGCAACGTTTTTTTAAGTCCTCAATATTCCTTGATATGTCGGAAGACTACAGCGAGCTTGCTAGTGGAAATCGTATCGCAAGCGTTACTTATTATGGAACCAGACACATGACGGCAAACCGTCAAATAAATACACCCGAAGATATACAGGGGCTAAAAATACGTGTTCCAGGTGCAAAGGTTTACCACATTTTTCCTCTTTCTTTGGGTGCAAAGCCCAGCCCTATTGCCTTTTCAGAGGTGTACTTAGCGCTACAACAAGGGGTAGTAGATGCACAAGAAAACCCGTTACCGACTATTTCCGCTAAAAAATTATATGAGGTGCAAACCCATATTAATTTAACTGGTCATATACTTGGCTCAATACTCACCATTACCAATAGCCGGTTTTTAAACGAGCTTTCCAAGAAGGACCAGGGCGTTTTATTAGGTCTACTAGAAGAAGCATCAACTCGCGCATCTCGAGATATAGAACTGGAAGAGCTCCAGCTCAAACGTTGGTTTATTGACAACGGAGTGGTAGTCCACACACTTGATACGCAGCCCTTTAAACGTGCAACGCAACGTTATTTGTCAGATCGCCTTCAACCTAAGAGCCAAGGTATTTATGATAACATCCAATCTCTCTAG
- a CDS encoding sulfatase, which produces MSNTENVGCNETDRGPWLFLSLVVFILGMFWQQATASEKRAYESVQVGSDTPPNIIVILADDLGYNDVGYTGVTDIQTPNIDALAAEGVQFTNGYVTHPYCGPSRAGLLAGIYQARFGMENNVSYFPQDKNMGLPLSVKTFPERLQEVGYRTAIFGKWHLGGAPHFQPNKRGFDYFYGFLDGGHNYMPGQVTVGGDGYSLPIMRNTQVAEFEEYLTTALSREASDFIKENRKSPFFIFMSYNAPHTPLQAPEDTIKKYAHIEDTERRVYAAMVDEMDSGIGMIIDALDRQGLRENTLILFLSDNGGVYPEDWQPTSDWADNTPFRRGKVSLLEGGIHVPFLANWKGKIAPGQVFDGLVSSLDIAATSTVLANANTADLEGVNLMPYLTGEKTGSPHKALFWRLEEAQHIWAVRTEDYKYMNQPLPGVGRSFFDMRHDPTESNNIVDSNIEAQQSLARKWNIWNKKNQNNVLQQSWEYKAEVDKFFEALHQRNLTEAKNREVYVIE; this is translated from the coding sequence ATGAGTAATACAGAAAATGTGGGATGTAATGAGACTGATAGAGGACCATGGCTTTTTTTGAGCTTGGTGGTTTTCATTCTTGGAATGTTTTGGCAACAAGCGACTGCTAGTGAAAAACGAGCCTATGAAAGTGTTCAAGTAGGGAGTGATACTCCGCCAAATATAATCGTCATATTGGCGGATGATTTAGGGTATAACGACGTGGGTTATACTGGTGTAACCGATATTCAAACACCAAATATTGATGCTTTAGCTGCAGAGGGGGTGCAGTTCACAAACGGTTATGTGACCCATCCTTATTGTGGGCCCTCTCGAGCTGGGTTATTAGCCGGAATATATCAAGCACGTTTCGGTATGGAAAATAATGTGAGCTACTTTCCGCAAGATAAAAACATGGGATTGCCCCTGTCTGTTAAGACTTTTCCAGAAAGGTTACAAGAGGTAGGTTACCGTACAGCTATTTTTGGAAAGTGGCATCTAGGTGGTGCCCCGCATTTTCAACCTAACAAAAGAGGATTCGACTACTTTTATGGCTTTTTAGACGGTGGGCATAATTATATGCCCGGCCAAGTTACTGTTGGAGGAGATGGCTATTCATTGCCGATTATGCGAAATACGCAGGTTGCTGAATTTGAGGAATACCTGACTACAGCATTAAGTCGAGAGGCTTCGGACTTCATCAAAGAAAACAGAAAATCCCCCTTTTTTATATTCATGTCGTACAACGCACCTCATACGCCACTGCAAGCACCCGAAGACACAATAAAAAAGTACGCTCATATTGAAGATACAGAGCGACGAGTATATGCGGCTATGGTCGATGAGATGGACAGTGGTATTGGGATGATTATTGATGCTTTGGACAGGCAAGGTTTGAGGGAAAACACCCTTATACTGTTTCTTTCCGACAACGGTGGGGTTTATCCGGAAGACTGGCAACCTACCAGCGACTGGGCTGATAATACACCGTTCAGACGTGGAAAAGTGAGTTTGTTAGAAGGAGGTATACACGTCCCTTTTCTTGCCAATTGGAAAGGCAAAATTGCCCCAGGGCAGGTGTTCGATGGCCTAGTATCTTCTTTGGATATAGCCGCTACAAGCACGGTATTAGCGAACGCAAACACCGCAGATCTTGAAGGAGTTAATTTGATGCCATATCTAACAGGTGAAAAAACAGGCTCTCCTCATAAGGCATTGTTTTGGAGGTTAGAAGAAGCCCAGCATATTTGGGCTGTTCGTACAGAGGATTACAAATATATGAACCAACCGTTGCCTGGTGTAGGGAGAAGCTTTTTCGATATGCGTCATGACCCTACAGAATCGAATAACATCGTAGATTCCAATATTGAGGCGCAGCAATCACTGGCGCGCAAGTGGAATATATGGAATAAAAAAAATCAAAATAATGTACTTCAGCAGTCATGGGAATATAAAGCTGAAGTCGATAAGTTTTTCGAGGCGTTACATCAGCGTAATCTTACTGAAGCTAAGAATAGGGAAGTGTATGTAATCGAATGA
- a CDS encoding sodium/sugar symporter — translation MKLESLDLAIFIGYVISLLFIAYLLSKNERKENQNTEDYFLASKALPWWAIGASLIASNISAEQIIGMSGSGYAIGLAIASYEWMAAITLIVVGKYLLPIFLKNAIYTMPQYLEQRFDSRVKTTLALFWLSVFIFVNLTSVLWLGGLAIQTIMGISWLYGMIFLASFSVVYSLYGGLKVVAYTDIIQVVLLVVGGFVLSYLALDTIGNGKGVIAGFNTMTESTPKHFDMILSKESPHYMSLPGISVLVGGLWVMNIGYWGFNQYIIQRALAAKSLKEAQKGIAFAAYLKLLMPIIVVLPGIAAFILYPDLTAPDQAYPSMMELMPIGLKGLVFAALVAAIVSSLASMTNSISSIFTMDIFRTLQPDKSQKFYVRVGRITTIVSLILALLTAQPLLGKFDQAFQYIQEFTGLFSPGITAIFLLGMFWKRTTSSGALAAALSSAGFSIVFKLAWPAIPFMDRIGYVFILCIVVATITSLLGKPSITDTSVDVSTINFKTQRSFNVSALGIMILLVLLYFKWW, via the coding sequence ATGAAGCTGGAATCACTAGACTTAGCAATTTTCATTGGCTATGTAATAAGCCTTTTGTTCATAGCGTACCTGCTTTCCAAAAATGAGCGAAAGGAAAACCAGAATACAGAAGACTACTTTTTAGCAAGTAAGGCCTTACCTTGGTGGGCGATTGGTGCCTCTTTAATTGCTTCGAATATTTCCGCAGAGCAAATAATTGGTATGTCAGGCTCGGGGTATGCGATAGGCTTGGCGATTGCCTCATACGAGTGGATGGCGGCGATAACTCTGATCGTAGTGGGAAAATATTTACTTCCTATTTTCTTGAAAAACGCAATTTATACAATGCCTCAGTATTTGGAGCAGCGTTTCGACTCCAGAGTTAAGACAACACTTGCTTTGTTTTGGCTTTCGGTATTTATCTTTGTGAATCTTACTTCTGTGTTATGGCTTGGAGGACTGGCTATCCAAACCATAATGGGAATTAGTTGGCTATATGGGATGATTTTTTTAGCTTCATTTTCTGTAGTGTACTCACTCTATGGCGGGCTAAAGGTAGTTGCTTATACCGACATTATTCAAGTGGTTTTACTCGTTGTAGGTGGCTTTGTGTTGAGCTATCTAGCACTTGATACTATCGGAAATGGCAAAGGAGTTATAGCTGGTTTTAACACTATGACCGAAAGTACGCCAAAACACTTTGATATGATTTTGTCAAAAGAGAGTCCGCACTATATGAGTCTTCCTGGTATTTCAGTACTAGTCGGTGGATTATGGGTGATGAACATAGGTTATTGGGGATTCAATCAGTATATAATTCAACGTGCGTTAGCAGCAAAAAGTCTCAAAGAAGCACAAAAAGGTATTGCTTTTGCTGCCTACCTTAAATTACTGATGCCTATTATTGTCGTGTTGCCGGGAATTGCTGCCTTTATTCTATATCCTGATTTGACCGCGCCCGATCAGGCATACCCATCAATGATGGAACTAATGCCAATTGGATTGAAAGGGTTGGTATTCGCAGCATTAGTTGCTGCTATTGTTTCATCGCTTGCGTCGATGACAAATAGTATTTCTTCTATTTTCACAATGGATATATTTCGGACTTTACAGCCTGATAAGAGTCAGAAATTTTATGTACGAGTGGGGAGAATAACTACGATCGTATCTTTGATTTTGGCATTACTGACCGCCCAACCACTCCTTGGAAAATTTGATCAGGCATTTCAATATATCCAAGAATTTACTGGCCTCTTTTCGCCAGGCATCACAGCGATTTTTCTTTTAGGTATGTTCTGGAAACGAACGACATCATCTGGTGCCCTTGCGGCAGCGTTAAGCTCGGCTGGTTTTTCAATTGTATTTAAGTTAGCGTGGCCTGCCATACCATTCATGGACCGTATTGGGTATGTATTCATTTTGTGCATAGTTGTTGCGACCATTACTTCACTTCTCGGAAAACCCTCGATTACAGATACTTCTGTAGATGTCTCGACAATCAATTTTAAAACGCAGCGTAGCTTTAACGTGTCAGCACTAGGAATTATGATTTTGCTCGTATTACTCTATTTTAAATGGTGGTAG
- the aldA gene encoding aldehyde dehydrogenase — protein sequence MFKYNKKHFINGQYCESVCAESIPVLNPSTSEAVGEVPLGCEDDAEQALISAQRAQKGWAKKTARERATVLRKFAQLIRDNSPSLAPLIVQEQGKLIGVAEMEVAVTASFIDYACDNALTISGDILPSDNENEKIYIHKVPRGVVVGITAWNFPLALAGRKIGPALVTGNTMVLKPTEETPLSTMMLGELANQAGIPAGVLNIVNGTGNSVGQYLCESPITKLITMTGSTRAGQHIYQSAGKHMIPVMLELGGKAPFIVMEDADIDKAVNDLIDTRFANCGQVCTCAERLYVHSNVYDEFIEKLTPKVRALVVGDPMSPTTQMGPKVNAREIDNISSLLGKSLEQGAEIITGGSKTSIDGFEKGHWFEPTLVGNVAQDNVLMHEETFGPILPICKIDSIDQAIAYTNDSEYGLSAYLYTKSLAYINQAIDEMEVGEVYVNRGIGEQHQGFHNGWKKSGMGGEDGQYGLEQYLDKKTIYMNEAI from the coding sequence ATGTTTAAATACAATAAAAAGCATTTTATTAATGGCCAATACTGTGAATCAGTGTGTGCGGAGTCTATACCCGTTTTAAATCCTTCAACAAGCGAAGCAGTGGGTGAAGTGCCGCTAGGCTGTGAAGATGATGCAGAGCAAGCACTCATTAGTGCACAGCGGGCCCAAAAAGGATGGGCAAAAAAAACGGCTCGAGAAAGAGCAACCGTGCTTCGAAAATTCGCACAGCTTATACGAGATAACTCCCCTTCCCTAGCACCTTTAATCGTTCAGGAACAGGGCAAGCTTATTGGCGTTGCTGAAATGGAAGTGGCTGTAACCGCTAGTTTCATTGATTATGCATGTGACAATGCACTCACCATTAGCGGCGACATTCTGCCCTCAGATAACGAAAACGAAAAAATTTATATTCACAAAGTACCACGCGGCGTGGTTGTTGGTATTACAGCATGGAATTTTCCGTTAGCGCTGGCTGGCAGAAAAATAGGCCCAGCCCTAGTAACAGGAAACACTATGGTGTTAAAACCTACAGAAGAGACTCCGCTTTCAACAATGATGCTTGGCGAATTGGCCAATCAAGCTGGAATTCCAGCGGGAGTGCTGAATATTGTCAACGGTACGGGAAACTCAGTAGGTCAATACCTGTGCGAAAGTCCTATCACCAAACTTATTACCATGACGGGGAGTACTCGGGCAGGTCAGCACATATATCAATCAGCCGGTAAGCATATGATACCTGTAATGCTCGAGTTGGGTGGTAAAGCGCCCTTTATTGTTATGGAAGATGCTGATATAGACAAAGCGGTAAACGACTTAATAGACACCCGTTTTGCTAATTGTGGTCAGGTATGCACCTGTGCAGAGCGCCTTTATGTTCATTCAAATGTGTATGATGAATTTATTGAAAAGCTTACCCCTAAAGTCAGAGCATTAGTGGTAGGCGATCCAATGTCGCCAACAACGCAAATGGGCCCGAAAGTTAATGCTCGAGAGATTGACAATATTTCGTCTCTTCTGGGTAAGAGTTTAGAACAAGGCGCAGAAATTATCACAGGTGGCAGTAAAACAAGCATTGACGGCTTTGAGAAGGGTCACTGGTTTGAACCTACATTGGTGGGCAATGTTGCACAAGATAACGTACTTATGCACGAAGAAACGTTTGGCCCTATTTTGCCAATCTGCAAAATTGACAGCATAGACCAGGCTATTGCATACACAAATGACAGTGAATACGGACTATCCGCGTACTTATATACTAAATCACTAGCATATATAAACCAGGCCATTGACGAGATGGAGGTTGGTGAAGTGTATGTCAATAGAGGTATCGGAGAGCAGCATCAAGGTTTCCATAATGGTTGGAAAAAGAGCGGAATGGGCGGCGAGGACGGTCAATACGGTCTAGAGCAGTACCTTGATAAGAAAACTATTTATATGAACGAGGCCATTTAA
- a CDS encoding SDR family NAD(P)-dependent oxidoreductase, producing the protein MSELFSLEGKTALVTGCSRGIGQAMAIGLAQAGADVIGVSASLNHGSETEKGVIESGKRFSAYQCDFSNRDDVYKFIEKVKNDHPKIDILVNNAGTILRDPATNHSDEYWDKVIEVNLNAQFILSREIGKDMVANKSGKIIFTASLLTFQGGITVPGYAASKGAIGQLTKALANEWAGQGVNVNAIAPGYIATDNTEALRNDPQRAASILSRIPQGRWGEPTDFVGPTVFLASKASDYMNGATVLVDGGWMGR; encoded by the coding sequence ATGAGCGAACTGTTTAGTTTAGAAGGGAAAACAGCATTGGTGACCGGCTGCAGCAGAGGCATAGGTCAAGCGATGGCAATAGGATTGGCTCAAGCTGGCGCTGATGTTATAGGAGTTTCGGCCTCACTAAATCATGGCAGTGAGACTGAAAAGGGCGTTATTGAATCAGGAAAGCGCTTTTCGGCTTATCAGTGTGACTTTAGCAACAGGGATGACGTTTATAAATTTATTGAAAAAGTGAAAAACGATCATCCAAAAATAGATATATTAGTGAACAATGCCGGTACTATTCTAAGAGATCCAGCAACGAACCACAGTGATGAGTACTGGGATAAGGTTATCGAAGTTAATCTCAATGCTCAATTTATTCTTAGCCGTGAGATAGGCAAAGATATGGTTGCAAATAAGTCGGGAAAAATCATTTTTACAGCTTCATTATTAACTTTTCAAGGTGGTATAACAGTACCTGGCTATGCTGCGAGCAAAGGAGCAATTGGGCAGTTAACAAAAGCACTTGCTAATGAGTGGGCAGGACAAGGTGTAAACGTTAATGCGATAGCACCAGGTTATATTGCCACAGACAATACAGAGGCACTAAGAAATGATCCACAAAGAGCGGCATCTATTCTAAGTCGTATACCACAAGGACGTTGGGGAGAGCCTACCGACTTTGTGGGCCCAACGGTATTTTTAGCATCTAAGGCATCTGACTACATGAATGGCGCTACTGTGCTCGTTGATGGCGGATGGATGGGAAGATAA
- a CDS encoding zinc-dependent alcohol dehydrogenase, translating into MFSAQYIGNKTFNVQSGTAIPPGPGEVRLNVGYVGICGTDMHIYHGVMDARVSPPQIIGHEMSGVVAEIGQGVTNVALGDNVVVRPLDYCLECPACKAGHSHVCQNLKFMGIDTPGAFQSSWTVKARTLHKLPSNVSLKMGALVEPLAVACHDVSRARVSQNEDVIVIGGGPIGQLVALVAKAKGANVMISEVNDTRRQFAENNGIRTVDPINQDVIEQVNTWTNGKGADVVFEVSGVQAAVDVMTDIAAVRGRICMVAIHSQKPQVDLFKFFWKELELLGARVYEHEDFEHAISLIANESLDLAPFISSVNQLSNIGDAFKSMDGNPSGMKALVSLIEEVQ; encoded by the coding sequence ATGTTTTCAGCACAGTATATAGGTAACAAGACGTTTAACGTCCAGTCCGGAACGGCTATTCCACCAGGACCTGGCGAAGTTCGATTGAATGTAGGATATGTGGGTATTTGCGGTACTGACATGCACATTTACCATGGCGTCATGGATGCACGAGTTTCGCCACCTCAAATTATCGGTCACGAAATGTCAGGCGTAGTAGCGGAAATTGGACAAGGAGTTACTAACGTAGCACTGGGCGATAATGTGGTAGTAAGACCGTTGGATTATTGTCTTGAGTGTCCAGCATGTAAAGCCGGACACTCGCACGTTTGTCAAAACTTAAAATTCATGGGGATAGACACTCCTGGAGCCTTCCAGAGCTCTTGGACAGTTAAAGCAAGAACATTACATAAGTTACCAAGTAATGTTTCGTTAAAAATGGGGGCACTGGTAGAGCCTCTCGCTGTTGCATGTCACGATGTTTCACGTGCACGTGTTTCTCAAAATGAAGATGTTATCGTTATTGGCGGTGGCCCTATTGGTCAATTAGTGGCTTTAGTTGCTAAAGCTAAAGGCGCTAACGTAATGATTTCTGAAGTAAATGACACGCGCCGACAATTTGCTGAAAATAACGGTATTAGGACTGTTGACCCTATTAACCAAGATGTTATTGAGCAGGTAAATACATGGACAAATGGCAAGGGCGCTGATGTTGTTTTTGAAGTATCAGGTGTGCAAGCCGCTGTTGATGTAATGACGGACATTGCGGCAGTAAGGGGGCGTATTTGCATGGTAGCTATTCACTCCCAAAAACCACAAGTAGATTTGTTTAAGTTTTTCTGGAAAGAGCTCGAGCTTTTAGGTGCTCGCGTATATGAGCACGAAGACTTTGAGCACGCAATATCCTTAATTGCAAATGAGTCGTTAGATTTAGCCCCTTTCATTAGCTCAGTAAACCAATTATCAAACATTGGTGATGCGTTTAAGTCGATGGACGGAAATCCTTCGGGTATGAAAGCGCTTGTGTCGCTTATTGAGGAGGTACAATAA